The Vescimonas coprocola genome includes a window with the following:
- a CDS encoding nucleoside recognition domain-containing protein yields the protein MGLALGLLAVMAGLLAASDVAAQAVREGLALCGGSVIPALFPFLVVSRLFVATGSAAALGRLLAPLTRRMLGISGPGGTAVLLGLLGGYPVGAQTAGELVRTGAISRQEGQRLLLFCNNCGPAFALGVAGVGCFGSLRAGVWLWLIHVSAAVLTALLTRHTSSPEGRTSPSAPQALGSAFPGAVRGAGEGMLHVCGFVVFFLVLTRLLTALTGLEHPFPLGLLELTGGILRLSGTRGDFVLAAALMGWGGVCVHCQTAAVLEGSGLHMRGYLPAKAAQAVLSAALAVPISRWVR from the coding sequence ATGGGCTTGGCACTGGGACTGCTGGCGGTCATGGCGGGGCTGCTGGCAGCATCGGATGTGGCGGCGCAGGCGGTGCGGGAGGGACTGGCCCTCTGCGGCGGATCGGTGATCCCGGCACTGTTTCCCTTCCTCGTGGTGTCCCGGCTGTTTGTGGCCACCGGTAGTGCAGCGGCGCTGGGGCGGCTGCTGGCCCCCTTGACCCGCCGGATGCTGGGGATCTCCGGCCCCGGCGGTACGGCAGTGCTGCTGGGCTTGCTGGGAGGCTATCCGGTGGGCGCCCAGACGGCGGGAGAGCTGGTCCGCACCGGAGCCATCTCCCGGCAGGAGGGGCAGCGGCTGCTGCTGTTCTGTAACAACTGCGGCCCGGCCTTTGCCTTGGGTGTGGCGGGAGTGGGCTGCTTCGGCAGTCTCCGGGCCGGGGTATGGCTTTGGCTGATCCATGTGTCGGCCGCCGTGCTGACGGCTCTGCTGACCCGTCACACCTCGTCCCCGGAGGGACGGACTTCGCCGTCTGCGCCGCAGGCTCTGGGTTCCGCTTTTCCGGGGGCCGTCCGGGGAGCGGGGGAGGGGATGCTCCACGTCTGCGGCTTCGTGGTGTTCTTTCTGGTGCTGACCCGGCTGCTGACGGCCCTGACGGGGCTGGAGCACCCCTTTCCGCTGGGACTACTGGAGCTTACCGGCGGCATCCTGCGGCTCTCCGGCACACGGGGGGATTTCGTGCTGGCGGCGGCACTGATGGGCTGGGGCGGCGTGTGCGTCCACTGTCAGACGGCGGCGGTGCTGGAGGGGAGTGGACTCCACATGAGGGGCTATCTGCCGGCAAAGGCAGCGCAGGCGGTTCTATCAGCGGCATTGGCTGTTCCCATAAGCCGCTGGGTGCGGTAA
- a CDS encoding YabP/YqfC family sporulation protein gives MGDKKRLARAGLEVMDRLDLPGELAAGVGRMELVGDRQFYMEQHRGVLRYSTEVIDIAAANMTVRITGRELQLLAMTDRELRISGTITAIELLT, from the coding sequence ATGGGAGACAAAAAGCGGCTGGCTCGTGCCGGTCTGGAGGTCATGGACCGGCTGGATCTGCCAGGGGAGCTGGCGGCGGGGGTGGGCCGCATGGAGCTGGTGGGGGACCGCCAGTTCTATATGGAGCAGCACCGGGGCGTACTGCGGTACAGCACGGAGGTCATCGACATCGCCGCCGCAAACATGACGGTGCGGATCACAGGCCGGGAGCTGCAGCTGCTGGCCATGACGGACCGGGAGCTGCGGATCAGCGGCACCATCACCGCCATTGAGCTGCTGACATAG
- a CDS encoding sporulation protein YqfD, whose protein sequence is MYRQIVHFLQGQVLVRIECGCPERVLNLCGARGIPFWELTWESPVCLTLRAVGRDLPRLRQAAEDAGGSLHLCRSGGVPVFWRRLRRRYVLLAGAVLALVLMFGGNLVIWDFQVSGNDTVPTETILRALEDYGITVGSPGLHIDQETMRNHVLLALPEVSWLAVNVRGCVAHVQVVERHRPPEAADRSAVTNIVARRAGLITKVEALEGQAMVLPGTTVTEGQLLISGVSETEHIGARFVHSMGAVWARTWYELSVSVPLQITQPAAGSRSHSRWALDIGKHRIKFYGKGSITGVDCDKITYYKPFTLPGGLRLPLTLVRERITAWEGAAAERTEQSARQEGEQQLLALLSARLPEGSTVTDTRFAAVRQGDRLTVVLKAECLEQIGQTVTLPETETTQR, encoded by the coding sequence ATGTATCGTCAGATCGTCCATTTTTTACAGGGGCAGGTGCTGGTGCGGATCGAGTGCGGCTGCCCGGAGCGGGTGCTGAACCTCTGCGGCGCACGGGGCATCCCCTTCTGGGAGCTGACATGGGAGTCGCCGGTGTGCCTGACCCTGCGGGCCGTGGGGCGAGATCTGCCCCGTCTGCGGCAGGCGGCGGAGGACGCCGGCGGCAGCCTGCACCTGTGCCGCAGCGGCGGCGTACCGGTGTTCTGGCGGCGTCTGCGCCGGCGGTACGTGCTGCTGGCCGGAGCGGTGCTGGCGCTGGTGCTGATGTTCGGCGGCAACCTCGTCATCTGGGACTTTCAGGTCAGCGGCAACGACACCGTCCCCACGGAAACCATTCTCCGGGCGCTGGAGGACTACGGCATCACCGTGGGGTCGCCGGGTCTGCACATCGATCAGGAGACCATGCGCAACCATGTGCTGCTGGCCCTGCCGGAGGTATCGTGGCTGGCGGTGAACGTCCGGGGCTGCGTGGCCCATGTGCAGGTGGTGGAGCGGCACCGTCCGCCGGAGGCGGCAGATCGGAGCGCCGTCACCAACATCGTGGCCCGGAGGGCGGGCCTTATCACCAAGGTGGAGGCGCTGGAGGGGCAGGCCATGGTACTGCCGGGGACCACCGTCACGGAGGGACAACTGCTGATCTCCGGAGTGTCAGAAACAGAACATATCGGCGCACGGTTTGTCCACAGCATGGGGGCCGTGTGGGCCAGAACGTGGTATGAGCTGTCGGTCAGCGTACCGCTGCAGATCACGCAGCCCGCCGCCGGAAGCCGCAGCCACAGCCGCTGGGCGCTGGATATCGGAAAACACCGGATAAAATTCTACGGAAAGGGTAGCATCACCGGGGTGGATTGTGATAAAATAACATATTATAAACCGTTCACCCTGCCCGGAGGGCTTCGCCTGCCTCTGACGCTGGTGCGGGAGCGCATCACCGCATGGGAGGGCGCCGCCGCAGAGCGCACGGAGCAGAGCGCCCGTCAGGAGGGAGAGCAGCAGCTGCTGGCCCTGCTGTCGGCCCGGCTGCCGGAGGGCAGCACCGTCACCGACACCCGCTTCGCCGCTGTGCGGCAGGGGGACCGGCTGACGGTGGTGCTGAAGGCGGAGTGTCTGGAGCAGATCGGCCAGACCGTGACACTGCCGGAAACGGAGACTACACAGAGATAA
- a CDS encoding PhoH family protein, translating to MEQRVSIERMEEAINLFGSFDENIRLLEAEFHVTVVNRDGELRISGEPEEVMMAAKAVEALLTLSGKGESITEQHVRYVIGLCRSGQSERIGELTQDVICITSKGRPVKPKTIGQKQYVQAVLHSPVTIGVGPAGTGKTYLAVAAAVAAFRAKQVNRIILTRPAVEAGERLGFLPGDLQSKVDPYLRPLYDALFDMLGAETYQKYLERGNIEVAPLAYMRGRTLDDSFIILDEAQNTSREQMKMFLTRMGFGSKMVITGDITQIDLPGDKPSGLKDAMKILKGVEGVSICQLTQQDVVRHVMVQRIIEAYARFEEKRK from the coding sequence ATGGAACAGCGTGTGAGCATCGAGCGAATGGAAGAGGCCATCAATCTGTTCGGCTCGTTTGATGAAAATATCCGGCTTCTGGAGGCGGAATTCCATGTGACGGTGGTGAACCGTGACGGGGAGCTGCGGATCTCCGGGGAGCCAGAGGAGGTGATGATGGCTGCCAAGGCAGTGGAGGCGCTGCTGACCCTCTCCGGCAAAGGGGAGTCCATTACCGAGCAGCACGTCCGCTACGTCATCGGTCTGTGCCGCAGCGGCCAGTCCGAGCGCATCGGGGAGCTGACGCAGGACGTGATCTGCATCACCTCCAAAGGCCGGCCCGTCAAGCCCAAGACCATCGGCCAGAAGCAGTATGTGCAGGCGGTGCTCCACAGCCCCGTCACCATCGGGGTGGGGCCCGCCGGCACCGGCAAGACGTATCTAGCGGTGGCGGCGGCCGTGGCGGCCTTCCGGGCCAAGCAGGTCAACCGCATCATCCTGACCCGCCCCGCCGTGGAGGCCGGAGAGCGGCTGGGCTTCCTGCCCGGCGACCTCCAGAGCAAGGTGGACCCCTACCTCCGGCCTCTATATGACGCCCTGTTCGATATGCTGGGGGCAGAGACGTACCAGAAATATCTGGAGCGTGGCAACATCGAGGTGGCCCCGCTGGCCTATATGCGTGGCCGGACGCTGGATGACAGCTTCATCATTCTGGACGAGGCCCAGAACACCAGCCGGGAGCAGATGAAGATGTTCCTGACCCGCATGGGCTTCGGCTCCAAAATGGTCATCACCGGCGACATCACCCAGATCGACCTGCCGGGGGACAAGCCCAGCGGCCTGAAGGACGCCATGAAGATCCTGAAGGGCGTGGAGGGCGTCAGCATCTGCCAGCTGACCCAGCAGGACGTGGTGCGCCATGTGATGGTGCAGCGGATCATCGAGGCCTACGCCCGATTCGAGGAGAAGCGCAAATGA
- the ybeY gene encoding rRNA maturation RNase YbeY, which translates to MRKTHYIPITADVPGAANDANCALIRRTIRTALAAEGLTAPCEVDVLLTDDDGIHEINREMRQVDRPTDVLSFPEFELTPGQLPGPEDADPGTGLIPLGDMVLSMERVAAQAREYGHSKRRELSYLVTHSVLHLLGYDHLDEGPMKAQMRAREEAIMALLGLER; encoded by the coding sequence ATGAGAAAGACACACTATATCCCCATCACCGCCGACGTACCCGGCGCCGCCAACGACGCCAACTGCGCCCTGATCCGCCGGACCATCCGCACAGCGCTGGCGGCGGAGGGACTCACGGCCCCCTGCGAGGTGGACGTGCTCCTGACGGATGACGACGGCATCCACGAGATCAACCGGGAGATGCGGCAGGTGGACCGGCCCACGGACGTCCTCAGCTTCCCGGAGTTTGAACTGACCCCCGGCCAGCTGCCCGGCCCGGAGGACGCCGACCCCGGCACGGGCCTTATCCCGCTGGGGGACATGGTGCTCTCCATGGAGCGGGTGGCGGCGCAGGCCAGGGAGTACGGTCACTCCAAGCGGCGGGAACTCTCCTATCTGGTAACCCACTCGGTGCTGCATCTGCTGGGCTACGACCATCTGGACGAAGGGCCTATGAAGGCCCAGATGCGAGCCAGAGAGGAGGCCATCATGGCCCTGCTGGGGCTGGAGCGGTGA
- a CDS encoding GNAT family N-acetyltransferase yields the protein MIDEFDWDRHREMELLRVHHPAYSVYLIRKGRQNIGYLTINKADVITLQSLYIVSEYQRQGIGRQAFDFMSAYCREHHATAFICHCVPENFNARSFYERMGGEVIGEDLTNEERWQNSVTYQFTLPSKVT from the coding sequence ATGATAGATGAATTTGACTGGGACCGGCACAGGGAAATGGAACTGCTGAGGGTCCATCACCCGGCATATTCGGTGTACCTTATCCGAAAGGGTCGGCAAAATATCGGTTATCTGACGATAAATAAAGCCGACGTGATCACCCTGCAATCCCTTTATATTGTCTCTGAATACCAGCGACAGGGAATCGGTCGGCAAGCCTTCGATTTCATGAGTGCATATTGCCGGGAGCACCATGCCACCGCCTTCATCTGCCACTGTGTTCCGGAAAATTTCAATGCCCGAAGCTTCTATGAGCGCATGGGCGGCGAGGTGATCGGGGAGGACCTGACAAACGAGGAACGCTGGCAGAACTCTGTCACTTACCAGTTTACACTACCATCAAAAGTAACATAA
- the era gene encoding GTPase Era, which translates to MNEKNNITKTAMLTVCGRPNVGKSSLTNALVGEKIAIVSNKPQTTRNRIYGVVNRGDTQFILLDTPGLHKARSRLGDYMVKVVRESLASVEAALLLVEPIPHVGEPEKILLQRIREEKLPCVLCINKIDTVERKDDLLAVIAAYSEVYPDFDAIIPISARTGDGLEELLAQMQRYAVEGPQLFPDGMTTDQPDQQVCAEIIREKMLLCLDKEIPHGTAVEVTRFTEREDSGIIDLDVTIYCEKASHKGIIIGKHGDMLKRISTLARQDIEKFMGTKVYLETWVKVKENWRDNVNFIRSQGYNEQ; encoded by the coding sequence ATGAACGAGAAAAACAACATCACCAAAACCGCTATGCTCACCGTGTGCGGACGGCCCAACGTGGGCAAGTCCAGTCTCACCAACGCCCTGGTGGGTGAGAAGATCGCCATCGTCTCCAACAAGCCCCAGACCACCAGAAACCGCATCTACGGCGTGGTGAACCGGGGCGACACCCAGTTCATCCTGCTGGATACGCCGGGCCTGCACAAGGCCCGCTCCCGGCTGGGGGACTACATGGTGAAGGTGGTGCGGGAGAGTCTGGCCAGTGTGGAGGCCGCCCTGCTGCTGGTGGAGCCCATCCCCCACGTGGGAGAGCCGGAGAAGATCCTTCTCCAGCGCATCCGGGAGGAGAAGCTGCCCTGCGTACTGTGCATCAACAAGATCGACACCGTGGAGCGCAAGGACGATCTGCTGGCGGTCATCGCCGCATACAGCGAGGTCTACCCGGATTTCGACGCCATCATTCCCATCTCCGCCCGCACCGGCGACGGTCTGGAGGAGCTGCTGGCCCAGATGCAGCGGTACGCCGTGGAGGGGCCGCAGCTGTTCCCCGACGGCATGACCACCGACCAGCCGGATCAGCAGGTCTGCGCCGAGATCATCCGGGAGAAAATGCTGCTGTGTCTGGATAAGGAGATCCCCCACGGCACGGCGGTGGAGGTGACCCGCTTCACCGAGCGGGAGGACTCCGGCATCATCGACCTGGACGTGACCATCTACTGCGAAAAGGCCAGCCACAAGGGCATCATCATCGGCAAGCACGGGGATATGCTCAAGCGCATCAGCACGCTGGCCCGGCAGGATATCGAAAAGTTCATGGGTACCAAGGTCTATCTGGAAACATGGGTGAAGGTCAAGGAAAACTGGCGGGACAATGTGAATTTCATTCGTTCACAGGGCTACAACGAACAGTAA
- the recO gene encoding DNA repair protein RecO, translating into MPNQPIVTAGLVLRETVTRETDKILTVLTPDRGKISLIARGARRKNSRLAAACQLLAYSELTIYEKGQWFMLDEAETLELFTGLRTDFVALSLASYLADLTDATAQGEDTSQLLRLLLNALYALSALHKPPQLVKPAFELRLMALSGFEPLADGCAVCGRPEPEKPVLDAVHGVVCCAACREKGGLAMPLSPAALAALRHVLYCPDKKLYSFTLDTPALRQLGQAAEVYVAAQLERSFRTLDYYKSILPQEEPTYD; encoded by the coding sequence ATGCCAAACCAACCCATCGTCACCGCCGGACTGGTGCTGCGGGAGACCGTGACCAGGGAGACGGACAAAATTCTGACGGTGCTGACCCCGGATCGGGGGAAGATCTCCCTCATTGCACGGGGCGCCCGGCGGAAAAACAGCCGTCTGGCGGCGGCGTGTCAGTTGCTGGCCTATTCGGAGCTGACCATCTACGAAAAGGGTCAGTGGTTCATGCTGGACGAGGCGGAGACGCTGGAGCTGTTCACCGGCCTGCGGACGGACTTCGTGGCTCTGAGCCTTGCCTCCTATCTGGCCGATCTGACGGACGCCACGGCACAGGGGGAGGACACGTCGCAGCTGCTGCGGCTGCTGCTGAACGCCCTGTACGCCCTCAGCGCCCTGCATAAGCCGCCCCAGCTGGTAAAGCCCGCCTTCGAGCTGCGGCTCATGGCGCTGTCGGGCTTTGAGCCTCTGGCTGACGGCTGCGCCGTGTGCGGGCGGCCGGAGCCGGAGAAGCCGGTGCTGGACGCCGTCCACGGGGTGGTGTGCTGCGCCGCCTGCCGGGAAAAGGGCGGGCTGGCCATGCCCCTATCCCCCGCCGCTCTGGCGGCCCTGCGCCACGTGCTGTACTGCCCGGATAAGAAGCTTTACAGCTTCACGCTGGATACCCCTGCCCTGCGCCAGCTGGGGCAGGCGGCGGAGGTCTATGTCGCCGCCCAGCTGGAGCGCAGCTTCCGGACGCTGGACTACTATAAATCCATTTTGCCGCAAGAGGAACCTACATATGACTGA
- a CDS encoding endonuclease MutS2: MTDLFEKSIRTLELPAVLEKLAAKAVSDAAKERCLRLTPATDTQEVLHLLDETDAAKERLGLHGSPSFSGVKDVSAALTRADHGGMLNTRELLDVAGVLTASRRVSEYDAQRQGEATVLDRLFSSLHTNRYLEDKIRSAILDEETIADTASSELADIRRKMRLAATKGRQILQRIISSPSYAKVLQEALITQRDGRFVVPVKAECKGSLPGLVHDISSSGATLFVEPMGVVQANNELKELEAREQKEIDRILRQLSAECAGQMENILWDYDILVQLDVIFARAQLSYQLNASRPEVRRRGGITLRRARHPLLDQAKAVPITVELGEQFDTLVITGPNTGGKTVTLKTIGLLSLMAQCGLHIPADGGSAVRVFRRVLADVGDEQSIEQSLSTFSAHMSNIVQILKEVDDHSLLLFDELGAGTDPVEGAALAIAIIQEARNQGALIAATTHYAELKTFAMTTAGVENASCEFDVQTLRPTYRLLIGIPGKSNAFAISRRLGLDESVIQAAQAQMDSDSVRFEDVLTQLEEKRQRLEKAQNEADRLWRQREEDARKARTFREQMEKGKESARAKGEAEAKRIVRQAQQQAEEIFAQLDQLRKEQQKQANVQALNDAKAAVRHHLKTAEEQLHLRDEEQEPAYTPPRPIAVDDQVELPGVKMAATVLAVNGDGTLLLQAGRMKMTVKAQQVRLLEGAPKKSKPAPSPSAATLNTVSRASSELDIRGYETLEAESVVENYLDSAVMAKLGTVTIIHGKGTGALRKAVHEILKRNKAVKSFRLGRYGEGEAGVTVVELK; the protein is encoded by the coding sequence ATGACTGATTTGTTTGAAAAATCCATCCGCACGCTGGAGCTTCCGGCGGTGCTGGAAAAGCTGGCGGCCAAGGCGGTCAGCGACGCCGCCAAGGAGCGGTGCCTGCGCCTGACTCCCGCCACGGACACGCAGGAGGTGCTGCACCTGCTGGACGAGACCGACGCCGCCAAGGAGCGGCTGGGCCTCCACGGCAGCCCCTCCTTCTCCGGGGTCAAGGATGTATCCGCCGCCCTGACCCGCGCCGACCACGGCGGTATGCTGAACACCCGTGAACTGCTGGATGTGGCAGGCGTACTGACCGCCAGCCGCCGGGTCAGCGAATACGACGCCCAGCGGCAGGGAGAGGCTACGGTGCTGGACCGGCTGTTCTCCTCTCTGCACACCAACCGCTATCTGGAGGATAAGATACGCTCCGCCATTCTGGACGAGGAGACCATTGCCGACACCGCCAGCAGCGAGCTGGCGGATATCCGCCGGAAAATGCGGCTGGCGGCCACCAAGGGCCGGCAGATCCTGCAGCGCATCATCTCCTCCCCCTCCTATGCCAAGGTCCTGCAGGAGGCCCTCATCACCCAGCGGGACGGCCGCTTCGTGGTGCCGGTGAAGGCCGAGTGCAAGGGCAGTCTGCCGGGTCTGGTCCACGACATCTCCTCCTCCGGTGCCACGCTGTTCGTGGAGCCTATGGGCGTAGTGCAGGCCAACAACGAGCTCAAGGAGCTGGAGGCCCGTGAGCAGAAGGAGATCGACCGCATCCTGCGCCAGCTCTCCGCCGAGTGCGCCGGCCAGATGGAGAACATCCTCTGGGACTACGATATTCTGGTGCAGCTGGATGTGATCTTTGCACGGGCGCAGCTGAGCTATCAGCTCAACGCCAGCCGCCCGGAGGTGCGCCGCCGGGGCGGCATCACCCTGCGCCGGGCCCGGCATCCTCTGCTGGATCAGGCCAAGGCGGTGCCGATCACCGTGGAGCTGGGTGAGCAGTTCGACACCCTGGTCATCACCGGCCCCAACACCGGCGGCAAGACCGTGACCCTGAAAACCATCGGCCTGCTGAGCCTGATGGCTCAGTGCGGCCTGCACATCCCCGCCGACGGCGGCAGCGCCGTGCGGGTGTTCCGTCGGGTGCTGGCGGACGTAGGAGATGAGCAGAGCATCGAGCAGAGCCTGTCCACTTTCTCGGCCCATATGTCCAACATTGTCCAGATCCTGAAGGAAGTGGACGACCACAGTCTGCTGCTGTTCGACGAGTTGGGCGCCGGCACAGACCCGGTGGAGGGTGCGGCTCTGGCCATCGCCATCATTCAGGAGGCCCGGAATCAGGGGGCTCTCATCGCCGCCACCACCCACTATGCCGAGCTGAAAACCTTCGCCATGACCACGGCGGGGGTGGAGAACGCCAGCTGCGAGTTCGACGTACAGACCCTGCGGCCCACCTACCGGCTCCTCATCGGCATCCCCGGAAAGTCCAACGCCTTCGCCATCTCCCGGCGGCTGGGGCTGGATGAGTCCGTCATTCAGGCGGCACAGGCCCAGATGGACAGCGACTCCGTTCGCTTCGAGGATGTGCTGACCCAGCTGGAGGAGAAGCGCCAGCGGCTGGAGAAGGCCCAGAACGAGGCCGACCGACTGTGGCGGCAGCGGGAGGAGGACGCCCGGAAGGCCCGGACCTTCCGGGAGCAGATGGAAAAGGGCAAGGAAAGCGCACGGGCCAAGGGAGAGGCTGAGGCCAAGCGCATCGTCCGGCAGGCCCAGCAGCAGGCGGAGGAGATCTTCGCCCAGCTGGATCAGCTGCGGAAGGAGCAGCAGAAGCAGGCCAACGTGCAGGCCCTCAACGACGCCAAGGCCGCCGTGCGCCACCATCTGAAAACGGCGGAGGAGCAGCTGCACCTGCGGGACGAGGAGCAGGAGCCTGCCTATACGCCGCCCCGTCCCATCGCCGTGGACGATCAGGTGGAGCTGCCCGGCGTGAAGATGGCCGCCACGGTGCTGGCCGTCAACGGCGACGGCACCCTGCTGCTGCAGGCGGGCCGCATGAAGATGACCGTCAAGGCCCAGCAGGTGCGCCTGCTGGAGGGCGCTCCCAAGAAGTCCAAGCCCGCACCCAGTCCCTCCGCCGCCACCCTGAACACCGTGTCCCGTGCCTCCTCGGAGCTGGATATCCGGGGCTATGAGACGCTGGAGGCCGAGAGCGTGGTGGAAAACTATCTGGACAGTGCCGTCATGGCCAAGCTGGGCACCGTCACCATCATCCACGGAAAGGGTACCGGCGCTCTGCGAAAGGCCGTCCACGAGATCCTCAAGCGTAACAAGGCCGTCAAAAGCTTCCGGCTTGGCCGCTACGGCGAGGGTGAGGCCGGCGTCACCGTGGTGGAGCTGAAATAA